A DNA window from Anaerohalosphaeraceae bacterium contains the following coding sequences:
- a CDS encoding RHS repeat-associated core domain-containing protein: MRQLTDAFGQRMVSYMYDGFGNVRGVWGTADNPYGFTGESRFPEADNLIFLCARYYAPALGRFLSRDPILAPVQLQGTVGWLLPYLNLDESPQALHPYLYVKNNPVNYVDPSGLMPFTECYVKCFTVGTFWCYRFSGPAHDKCIVGVGLICAGICVWPLLPPFQCPSPEPPPPIFLPGDYFGRPVIDAFWTSLPRN; the protein is encoded by the coding sequence GTGCGGCAGTTGACGGATGCCTTCGGGCAGCGTATGGTATCCTATATGTATGACGGGTTCGGCAATGTGCGGGGGGTTTGGGGGACAGCCGACAATCCCTACGGCTTCACGGGCGAAAGCCGGTTCCCCGAGGCGGACAACCTGATTTTTCTCTGCGCCCGCTATTACGCCCCCGCCCTCGGCCGATTCCTCTCCCGCGACCCGATTCTGGCACCTGTCCAGCTTCAGGGCACTGTCGGCTGGCTGCTGCCCTATCTGAATCTGGATGAATCTCCCCAAGCCCTTCATCCGTATTTGTACGTAAAAAACAATCCGGTGAATTACGTTGACCCATCCGGCCTAATGCCTTTTACTGAATGCTATGTCAAGTGTTTTACCGTGGGAACTTTTTGGTGCTATCGATTTTCCGGTCCCGCCCATGATAAGTGTATTGTTGGAGTGGGGCTTATTTGTGCAGGGATTTGTGTCTGGCCTCTCTTGCCACCGTTTCAGTGTCCTTCACCTGAACCGCCTCCGCCCATTTTCCTGCCCGGTGATTATTTTGGCCGTCCTGTAATCGATGCTTTTTGGACATCCTTGCCAAGAAATTAA